From the Oncorhynchus gorbuscha isolate QuinsamMale2020 ecotype Even-year unplaced genomic scaffold, OgorEven_v1.0 Un_scaffold_3287, whole genome shotgun sequence genome, the window ggggacactgggtctgtagtctgtcttactgtgttgaggtgggggacactgggtctgtagtctgtcttactgtgttgaggtggggggacacactgggtctgtagtctgtcttactgtgttgaggtggggggacacactgggtctgtagtctgtcttactgtgttgaggtggggggacactgggtctgtagtctgtcttactgtgttgaggtggggggacacactgggtctgtagtctgtcttactgtgttgaggtggggggacactgggtctgtagtctgtcttactgtgttgaggtggggggggacactgggtctgtagtctgtcttactgtgttgaggtggggggacacactgggtctgtagtctgtcttactgtgttgaggtggggggacactgggtctgtagtctgtcttactgtgttgaggagggggagacactgggtctgtagtctgtcttactgtgttgaggagggggggacactgggtctgtagtctgtcttactgtgttgaggtggggggacactgggtctgtagtctgtcttactgtgttgaggtggggggacactgggtctgtagtctgtgttgaggaggggggacactgggtctgtagtctgtgttgaggagggggggacactgggtctgtagtctgtgttgaggtggggggggacactgggtctgtagtctgtcttactgtgttgaggtggggggcactgggtctgtagtctgtgttgaggtgttgaggtgggggggacactgggtctgtagtctgtgttgaGGAGGGGGGGACACTGGGGGGGGacactgtctgtagtctgtgttgaggtggggggggacactgggtctgtagtctgtgttgaggtggggggacactgggtctgtagtctgtgttgaggtggggggacactgggtctgtagtctgtcttactgtgttgaggtgggggggacactgggtctgtagtctgtgttgaggaggggggggcactgggtctgtagtctgtgttgaggagggggagacactgggtctgtagtctgtcttactgtgttgaggtggggggacactgggtctgtagtctgtcttactgtgttgaggtggggggggacactgggtctgtagtctgtcttactgtgttgaggaggggggacacactgggtctgtagtctgttgaggtgggggggggcactgggtctgtcttactgtgttgaggtgggtgggggacactgggtctgtagtctgtcttactgtgttgaggtggggggacactgggtctgtagtctgtcttactgtgttgaggaggggggacactgggtctgtagtctgtgttgaggagggggggacactgggtctgtagtctgtcttactgtgttgaggtggggggacactgggtctgtagtctgtcttactgtgttaaggaggggggacacactgggtctgtagtctgttgaggtggggggacactgggtctgtcttactgtgttgaggtgggtgggggacactgggtctgtagtctgtcttactgtgttgaggggggacactgggtctgtagtctgtgttgaggaggggggacactgggtctgtagtctgtgttgaggagggggggacactgggtctgtagtctgtcttactgtgttgagaaggggggacactgggtctgtagtctgttgaggtgggggacactgggtctgtcttactgtgttgaggtggggggacacactgggtctgtagtctgtgttgaggtggggggaCACTGCGTCTAGTCTGTTGAGGAggggggacactgggtctgtagtctgttgAGGAGGGGGAGGCACTGGGTCTGTCGCCTGTGTTGAGGCTGGGGGGAACACTGGGTCTGTCGTctgtgttgaggtgggggggacactgggtctgtcgtctgtgttgaggtgggggggggacactgggtctgtcgcctgtgttgaggtgggggggggggacactgggtctgtcGTCTTAAGGAAACAGACTGACTGTACGACAGTGTCCTCTGTCCAGCTGCTCCAGACAGTCAGAGTAGCGCTGGGCTCGAGGAAGGGAGAACTGGAACAAGGAAAGGAAAGATGGGTCACGCTAGATTGATTTCAATTGAAGATTTTGGTTCAAGAGGCCCTGAATGTTGTGTCCGATCTGGACAATATTCTAGGGGAAACGCTGAGAGGAAATCCTAAGGCGCTCACCTCCAACCACTGCAGGAGCAGCTGCTCTCTGCTCTTCTCCCGTCTCTCAGAACAAATGATTCTGAACAGCTCAGAGACAAAGTCCTCAGCCTTCACCTGTCCTGTCTGGGggacggagggggggggggcgagagggacggagagaaggGCTCAGGGACGGAATGAGAGCTGCACCCGAAGAGACTCATCTTTACCAAACCAATATGGACACCTCAGGTGACCACTCAAAACAGTTTAACAGAACATCAACTCCATAATATTAGCAATAATTCTTTTAAAAAGTCCTTATGAACCAACAACCAAGGGGAAGTTTCCCAGACACATGTTAAACCTAATCCTGGATTCAACATAGAGTTTACATTTTAATCTGTGTGTCCAGGAAACTGCCCCCAGACGTCTAGTCTTATTACCCAGAGGAAATAGACCAGGTTGGTTATCTTGAGAGTGCAGTCCTTGGAGTCCTCTAGTCTTATGGAGTCCAGGATGAGTCCGGTCAGAAAGACATGGCACTGCCTCCCAAACACCATGTCCTCCCAGGACACATTGAAGCAGGCAAAAGCCACATCTGGACCTGGAGACAAGACTGTCTGGATG encodes:
- the LOC124027487 gene encoding BTB/POZ domain-containing protein KCTD19-like, coding for MVFGRQCHVFLTGLILDSIRLEDSKDCTLKITNLVYFLWTGQVKAEDFVSELFRIICSERREKSREQLLLQWLEFSLPRAQRYSDCLEQLDRGHCRTVSLFP